The following is a genomic window from Desulfofarcimen acetoxidans DSM 771.
CGAACTCCTTGGGCATCCGCTGATAAATGAGAGGGCGCAAGGCTTTTTTTCCGCCGACCCAACTGATAATGCTGTTCAATCCGTCCTCACCTCCCCGGCCTGCCGATCCTGTCCATATCGGTCCGCAGGCAGCTTCCAGCAGATAAAGCCAACACGGGGATACGGACAGCCTTTGCAGCGTGTTGTGTCTTTCGGGGGCGGGACGGTATATCGTTTTCCTGGCGGTGCGTGAGCGTCGCCGTTTTCTTGTTTCTGTTGTGATTTTTTGCCTTTATCCATCGATGCGGCCTCCTTTCCGGCAACAAAAAGGCGCCTCCTTATATAAAGAAAGCGCCTCAATATGCCTCCCATTTGTTGAGATTGTTGTGTCTGGATGAATTCATCCACCACCTGCATTAATTCTTTTGCACTCTTTGAATCACTGGCTGCCAGTCTGTCAGCCATATCTTCATAACCATATGGGCAGGCTTGTTCTATTGCCTGGCAGAGCGTATTGATGTCAACGAGGCTATCGCTGCCGGCCAGCTTTTCGACAATGGCTTCACCAACCTCATTTAATCCTGTGAGTTTGACAGACAAATCCTTTGTGTCCGCAACAGCTACTTTGCCCGGAGGCAGCCGGACTCCAATACTTCCGAGATGATCAGGCATATCATAAATGTTTAGGGGGAAATCCACTGCCAGGCTGTTCCCTTGATGCCGAATAAAAGCATAAACAGTTTTCATCTTACATACCTCCCATCTTCATACCCGATTCCTGCGTCAATTCTGCCTGCTGCTCTGCTTTCAATACTGCTTCGGCAGAGGGTTCGGCTTTTTCAATTTGTTCCTTAATTTTTTTAGCCCATCTATCTGCTTAATTGTAAGGTCTGTTCTCTCATCCAAGCTGTAGCTGGCCGCACGGTAAATATCCAGCAGATGTTCCTCTTGTTAAACAATCGATGCTCGTCATTTATTTCTCCTGCTGTTATTACTTGTGAAGCAACTCTACGTGCAATCTCGTCAAAAAATCTGTTGCTGTCCATTTTTAAATCTCCTTTACTAAAAAATATAGGCCGTATCTCAAAATTTGAAATACAGCCCTCAGGTTGTCGATAAAAATATATCGTCGGGATGAATTTATATAAAGAAATAAAAAAACGCCCTCCGGTTTTTTGTTTATAACCATAGGGCGCTATTTTCTATTAGTTTTGTTTGTACGAGTGTTCAGATCTCTCCAGATTGTCGAAAAGAGCTGATTTCATCCTTAAATTTGAAGTTAAAAAACGGGGTATTTACCCCGAGAGAGTCTTATGTCATGCGGTTTTGACCGCATGGCATTTTTTTTGACCTAACATGATGGTGGAGGCGGGGGGAGTCGAACCCACCGTGATACTATCGTCAGTGTCCGAACGGTCAAAAACGGAACTATCAAAACGAGGGTAGTATTATTTTTCATCCCGGTTACTGACAAGTTGAGCCAGCAGTTCCTTTCGATTGGAAACCCCGGCTTTTCTGAGTAAATTTCTTACGTGAAATTTGACGGTGTGGCGAGAGATATTCAAATGAGCTGCGATTTCCGGGTCGGTCCAGCCCTTACAGATGAATTCGTACACTCTTTTCTCACTGGCTGTGAAATTATACCAAAATTCCGGGTAATGGGTAACTGTTTGGTTTTCTTCCCCTTTGTTTGTTGCCGTTGGTTCGTGAAAAGAATCATAAACTCCATCATGCTTGGGTAGTGAAACCGACAGATGTTGGAGCAGTTGTACTAGCAAAGGGTTAATCAAAAACAAAAGACAGGCTCCTATCACAGACATTACAGGGCTTTCCAACGGGTTTGTCAAAACGCCTGTGTCTATGGCTATTCCGGGGGCAGTTATAAAAAAAAGGGATAGTCCCAGGCCAAAGCCAAAGGACCTCTGGGTGCCGAGAAATAGAGATAATTTTCGCAGTGTAAGCCAAAAAAATAAGTCCAATGCTCCAAGGCCCGCAGCCAGAATGATTAACGTTAAGGCAAGCACCACCGATTTGTCAAGACCAATTAACGATGTTGCCAGTCCTATCCCAAGTGCACTTAGGCTGATAGTCCCCAGCCAGTATAAAGAATGCTTTTGGGCGTTTAAAGACAGGCCTAAAACTGCAGCGGCATATATAAAGGAACCTATCCCCATTATATCCGGCCATTTCAAGTGGAAAAGTGGCAGCACAGCCCTGTACCAGAGGCCTCCGGAAAAAAAAGCTGCGGCTACCAAGAACGCTATTCCGAGAAAGGTAGTTAATCCGGCCTTTATATCTTTTTGTTCATTCTGAACATTTTGAAGTTTTACTGAAGGTTGTTTCCGGGTAATGTAAAAAGCACTTATGAGGGGGGCCAGTCCGGAAAGTGCTGAAGCAGTTATAAATGCTGTTTTAGGGATGTTATGAGCGAATCCAATCAGACCGAGCAAAACATTGGTGAGAGCCATAGCCACACCGAGAGTCAGCTCGGGAGCTATATTGCTGCCGGTAAAGACGCAGGCCCAAGCCAAGACCAGGTAGGCAGAGCTAAAGCCTAAAATAATGCAAATTATATATTTAATAGAACCGCTTTGTGGAAGAATCGTATATGCAATCGTCAGAACCAAAACACTAACTCCGGCCAGTTTTATAAAAGTTTTATTTTGGAGCATGGTTATAGATAATGAACCGATTGTAAAAAGTCCCAAACCATGGCTTGCAGTAAAAAGGTGTCCTAAAACGTAAAAATTAGGACCGGCTACTCCTTGTAGGAAAAAGCCATGCATCGGGTAGCTTAGTATCCATGTAAACAACAAGGTTAGGGATATGGAATCGCCCGCCCATCCGCCAAGTTTTAACATTGCCCTGCTTTCCGATATCTTTTTCATAATTAATAATTTCTTTATTCAAAGACAGTTTCCTGCTAAAAGAATAAATATTATCTTACACTGCCCCAAAGGGTAGGTTGCAGGGGGAGTTATGGATAATTTTTTTGCACAGTTAAAAACTGCATTAAGGGGTAGTAGTTAGTTTCTTTTTGAGAGGATAAAATGAGTGATATCCCTTAATGCCTAATAGATCTGTTTCTGAAAGAGGTGTTTTAGTATAAGTAGATTAACAGGGATTTTTATTATTCTTCTGACAGAGCTATATTAGGACTGGTAACAATTCTGGTCCATCGAATAGTAAAACAATCTTATTTTTCTAACCATGGGATTAATGAATTAGATTTTACAGGTCTGTCCTGTATTAGTAATAAACAATAATTTAACAAAGGAGGATAGAACACACCGGAGTAAGGATTTACCGTTATGCAAAATTGTAAAAAGGGAGGCCAAAGGAATAGTGCATAACAATAGACTATTTATTGTCGTACTAATCATATATATGCTTCTAATCTTTACGGGTTACGCAGTAGCTGCCGAATTTTCCGATATATCCGGCCATTGGGCCCAAGGACAAATTAATAAATGGGCCGAAAAAGGCTTGGTCAGTGGTTACCAGGACGGAACATTCAAACCTAACAACCAAATCAGCCGAGCTGAATTTGTAGCCATGATCAACCGTGCCTTTGCCATTGACAAGGGCAATACCACCGCCGATTTTACCGATGTTAAACCCGGTAAATGGTATTACGAAGAGGTGATTTCAGCCAAAACAGCAGGATATATCGGCGGCTATGTCGACGGCACATTCAAGCCTG
Proteins encoded in this region:
- a CDS encoding helix-turn-helix transcriptional regulator encodes the protein MKKISESRAMLKLGGWAGDSISLTLLFTWILSYPMHGFFLQGVAGPNFYVLGHLFTASHGLGLFTIGSLSITMLQNKTFIKLAGVSVLVLTIAYTILPQSGSIKYIICIILGFSSAYLVLAWACVFTGSNIAPELTLGVAMALTNVLLGLIGFAHNIPKTAFITASALSGLAPLISAFYITRKQPSVKLQNVQNEQKDIKAGLTTFLGIAFLVAAAFFSGGLWYRAVLPLFHLKWPDIMGIGSFIYAAAVLGLSLNAQKHSLYWLGTISLSALGIGLATSLIGLDKSVVLALTLIILAAGLGALDLFFWLTLRKLSLFLGTQRSFGFGLGLSLFFITAPGIAIDTGVLTNPLESPVMSVIGACLLFLINPLLVQLLQHLSVSLPKHDGVYDSFHEPTATNKGEENQTVTHYPEFWYNFTASEKRVYEFICKGWTDPEIAAHLNISRHTVKFHVRNLLRKAGVSNRKELLAQLVSNRDEK